One stretch of Pseudomonas azotoformans DNA includes these proteins:
- a CDS encoding ubiquinol-cytochrome C chaperone family protein → MPIIHDPDLADVLMSASADDVGLLIDVITDNGKGRISLSSSVCRQLMSDKDKGVGESTRAIFAEELTRFGGNSLVNLFRGGSGVPYRELLADVAGHVGAKNKASASCAEMEMAIITKVFAQSLARMSEEDRKTLFESLGGLAYRPGMGPGALAALLASLGSSGLASYNVAAVVASATMSSLVGRGVVLAGSSTLGRGLAVLAGPVGWAITGIWTAFDLASPAYRVTVPCVIQIGHMRQKMLLKPTCPGCHAIVAAGANFCGKCGIRLGA, encoded by the coding sequence ATGCCGATCATTCACGACCCCGATCTTGCCGATGTATTGATGAGTGCCAGCGCCGACGACGTGGGCCTGTTGATAGATGTGATCACCGACAACGGCAAGGGCCGCATCTCCCTGTCATCTTCAGTCTGTCGTCAGTTGATGTCCGACAAGGACAAGGGTGTCGGCGAGTCGACCCGGGCTATTTTCGCCGAGGAGCTGACCCGCTTTGGCGGCAACTCACTGGTCAACCTGTTCCGCGGCGGCAGTGGTGTGCCGTACCGCGAGCTGTTGGCTGATGTGGCCGGGCACGTCGGCGCGAAGAACAAGGCGAGCGCCAGCTGCGCCGAGATGGAAATGGCGATCATCACCAAGGTATTCGCCCAGTCCCTGGCGCGGATGAGCGAGGAAGACCGCAAAACACTGTTCGAATCCCTGGGCGGACTGGCGTACCGACCCGGCATGGGGCCGGGGGCATTGGCGGCTTTGCTGGCTTCACTCGGTAGTTCCGGGTTGGCTTCCTACAACGTGGCGGCGGTGGTCGCCAGCGCGACCATGAGCAGCCTGGTAGGGCGTGGCGTGGTGCTGGCGGGTTCGAGCACCCTGGGTCGTGGTCTAGCAGTGCTGGCTGGCCCGGTGGGCTGGGCCATCACCGGGATCTGGACGGCATTCGACCTAGCAAGCCCGGCGTACCGGGTCACCGTGCCCTGCGTCATCCAGATCGGCCATATGCGCCAGAAGATGTTGCTCAAACCCACCTGTCCCGGTTGCCACGCGATAGTCGCGGCCGGCGCCAACTTCTGTGGCAAATGCGGGATACGCCTGGGCGCCTGA
- a CDS encoding radical SAM protein — protein sequence MDLKGHLLYIDITQICGIGCAFCMYADKHKTGMSMELSSLARENLAALINAPDVKRISISGEGEPLNNDRVFHEILELSQGGKRFEFITSGFFPHEKMAEFYDTTNRIVVSRGDTCNIRLSSDSHHIEKVKWRAHGFSLDYLRRNKPAGLSFSFRSIDTDREFTRDYLREELARWGLDAGIVAGNALEDTLVVGEERFGIDYKNLVHPAADTPPGYLDLHGYIDAIEARVNKRFTLGSLNPPPHANGMDLTVKPNGDVYLYGIEHQRLGNIHFDRIGWERLASHVRDTPLVRALYSQPLRDLLARLDDLELVHKILRKANNPYWLVKELANHDGLLERMVPA from the coding sequence ATGGATCTGAAAGGCCACCTGCTGTACATCGATATCACCCAAATTTGCGGCATCGGTTGCGCGTTCTGCATGTACGCCGACAAGCACAAGACGGGGATGAGCATGGAGTTATCGAGCCTCGCCCGGGAGAACCTGGCGGCGCTGATCAACGCCCCCGACGTCAAGCGCATCTCCATCAGCGGAGAGGGCGAACCCCTCAACAACGACAGAGTCTTCCACGAGATTCTTGAGCTTTCCCAGGGCGGGAAGCGTTTCGAGTTCATCACAAGTGGCTTCTTTCCCCACGAGAAGATGGCGGAATTCTATGACACCACCAATCGCATCGTGGTCAGCCGGGGCGACACCTGCAATATCAGACTGAGCTCGGACAGCCACCATATCGAAAAGGTGAAATGGCGGGCTCATGGCTTCAGCCTGGATTACCTGCGACGAAACAAACCGGCCGGGCTGAGCTTTTCGTTTCGCTCGATCGACACTGATCGGGAGTTCACCCGCGACTACCTCCGGGAGGAACTGGCGCGCTGGGGCCTCGACGCCGGGATCGTCGCGGGCAATGCCCTGGAAGATACGTTGGTGGTCGGCGAGGAACGGTTCGGTATCGACTACAAGAACCTCGTCCACCCAGCGGCCGACACGCCACCAGGTTACCTGGATCTGCATGGCTACATCGACGCGATCGAAGCCCGGGTCAACAAGCGCTTCACCCTCGGCAGCCTCAACCCGCCTCCCCACGCCAACGGCATGGACCTGACGGTGAAACCTAATGGTGACGTCTACCTGTACGGCATCGAGCACCAACGCCTGGGCAATATTCACTTTGACCGGATTGGCTGGGAGCGACTGGCCAGCCATGTACGCGACACGCCCCTGGTCCGCGCCCTTTACAGCCAACCGCTGAGGGACCTGCTGGCGCGTCTCGACGACCTCGAACTGGTGCACAAGATCCTGCGCAAAGCGAATAACCCCTACTGGCTGGTCAAGGAACTGGCTAATCACGATGGTCTGTTAGAACGAATGGTGCCGGCATGA
- a CDS encoding AAA family ATPase — MYSNHHAKRLVSLKGEIIKINADIQNLRADLEWFERFDQESNHSRLAQMQRETLAAREQLARVEQSIKASRAELNSAKGVAEAGWSPLHWFSSERRVAERQVSTLQERLAQFKSRQEGLVSGLGESEREQLRLSANSRRYQGFDSLQAKATITQLDNDVQRLQGVADEVRKASAHWEAVAGEVYRNWKTTHDQLRATERDIIDAECFINQLDNAQSSFDKRMAHDECENRFGVGQRSPDRVLKDRQFHQRKLEREEEKRKRRLRDTIRLLENEIRNLVVDGNNLCYLNEAGGKRRFIGLEVLKTLVPHLAATYGVTLVFDPGIRRQLDMCDNALQAMFPQARVLVMPPTLTADHPVLAAAEFDVETYVISNDHYSDYPDMAAVREDRVLHTVVHRDSVQIPQLQVLQPY; from the coding sequence GTGTACAGCAACCATCACGCCAAGCGACTGGTATCCCTCAAGGGGGAAATCATAAAGATCAATGCAGACATCCAGAATCTGCGTGCCGACCTCGAATGGTTCGAGCGATTCGACCAGGAGAGCAACCATAGCAGGCTCGCTCAGATGCAACGGGAAACTCTCGCCGCGCGGGAGCAGCTTGCCAGGGTCGAACAGAGCATCAAGGCCAGCCGCGCTGAGCTGAACAGCGCCAAGGGCGTTGCCGAGGCGGGCTGGTCGCCGTTGCACTGGTTTTCCAGTGAACGGCGCGTGGCTGAGCGCCAGGTCAGCACCCTGCAGGAGCGGCTGGCGCAGTTCAAGAGCCGGCAAGAGGGCTTGGTATCCGGGCTCGGCGAAAGCGAACGGGAGCAGCTGCGCTTGAGCGCCAATTCGCGGCGATACCAGGGCTTCGATTCATTGCAGGCCAAGGCCACCATCACGCAACTGGACAACGACGTGCAACGCCTGCAGGGCGTCGCCGACGAAGTCAGAAAGGCCAGCGCCCACTGGGAGGCGGTGGCCGGAGAGGTGTATCGCAATTGGAAAACTACTCATGACCAGTTGCGGGCGACGGAGCGGGACATCATCGATGCCGAATGCTTCATCAACCAGTTGGACAATGCGCAAAGCTCATTCGATAAAAGGATGGCCCATGACGAATGTGAAAACCGCTTTGGTGTCGGGCAACGCAGTCCGGATAGGGTGTTGAAGGATCGGCAATTCCACCAGCGCAAACTGGAACGGGAAGAGGAAAAACGCAAGCGCCGCCTGCGCGACACCATTCGCCTGCTGGAAAACGAAATCCGCAACTTGGTGGTAGATGGCAATAATCTTTGCTACCTGAACGAAGCGGGCGGAAAACGGCGCTTCATCGGTCTGGAGGTGCTCAAGACACTTGTGCCTCACCTGGCCGCGACTTATGGCGTGACTTTGGTCTTCGATCCGGGCATCCGCCGCCAGCTCGATATGTGCGACAACGCACTCCAAGCGATGTTTCCGCAGGCCCGGGTACTGGTTATGCCGCCCACCCTCACCGCCGACCATCCGGTGCTGGCCGCCGCGGAGTTCGATGTCGAGACCTATGTGATCAGCAACGACCACTACAGCGATTACCCGGACATGGCTGCGGTCCGAGAGGATCGGGTACTGCATACAGTGGTCCATCGCGACTCCGTGCAGATCCCGCAACTGCAGGTATTGCAGCCTTACTGA
- a CDS encoding helix-turn-helix transcriptional regulator: MRIISDETEHREKRRKYLRKILQRAGRALSTEELHQEMLEWADGTANPRTTRRDLFELKAEGFVEKVPEESGQRRRAHRWKLGKGSFDLALSPQESMTLSAIFQHAERFGFWMDTKELTKLREYAAWELKSRSARHLVAEGRIITGTRFTVLEHGQHDHEHLKLIQGAMIDDHSLTVRYRPRDANGVECSYLLKPLALAYQDSNIYLSAFVAKETWHGEAPDPGLPRGKYSSNGIGKTCALMLHRMVDARVARDAIQEPEGYDVRSIEVQRDLISVHANETIELVLRLKENLHNRLTENALAANQQVERDGDRWLLRCELLDTQGLRLFLMSNAADVEVVSPAHLRCHVREQLETALSQYTC; encoded by the coding sequence ATGCGAATTATTTCAGATGAAACTGAACACCGAGAAAAGCGGCGCAAATATTTGCGCAAGATTCTCCAACGTGCAGGCCGCGCTTTGTCGACCGAGGAGTTGCATCAAGAGATGCTCGAATGGGCGGACGGTACCGCCAATCCGAGGACAACTCGGCGTGACCTGTTTGAGTTGAAGGCGGAAGGGTTTGTAGAAAAAGTACCCGAAGAATCAGGACAGCGACGCAGAGCGCATCGCTGGAAATTGGGCAAGGGCAGTTTTGACTTGGCGCTTTCGCCGCAAGAATCGATGACCCTTAGCGCTATTTTCCAACATGCTGAACGCTTCGGTTTCTGGATGGACACGAAAGAGCTTACAAAGCTGCGCGAGTACGCGGCCTGGGAGCTGAAGTCTCGATCAGCCCGGCATTTAGTCGCCGAGGGTCGCATCATCACTGGCACGCGGTTCACTGTGCTGGAGCATGGGCAACATGACCATGAGCACCTCAAGCTCATACAAGGTGCAATGATCGACGATCATAGCCTGACCGTGCGTTATAGACCTCGAGATGCCAACGGCGTGGAGTGCTCCTACCTTCTGAAACCGCTCGCGCTCGCGTACCAGGACAGCAACATCTACCTGTCAGCATTTGTAGCAAAGGAGACCTGGCATGGAGAGGCGCCCGATCCTGGCTTGCCAAGAGGAAAGTACAGCAGCAACGGGATTGGTAAAACCTGTGCGCTGATGTTGCATCGGATGGTGGACGCGCGGGTGGCGAGGGATGCTATCCAAGAACCTGAAGGCTATGACGTTCGATCCATCGAGGTTCAGCGAGACCTAATTTCTGTCCACGCGAACGAGACGATAGAGTTGGTGTTGCGGTTGAAGGAGAACCTTCACAATCGCCTTACGGAAAACGCGCTTGCGGCGAATCAACAGGTCGAAAGAGATGGCGATAGATGGTTGCTGCGGTGTGAATTGCTCGACACTCAGGGTCTTAGATTATTCCTGATGAGCAATGCCGCAGACGTCGAAGTCGTGTCGCCCGCGCACCTTCGCTGTCATGTCCGCGAGCAACTCGAAACAGCGCTATCGCAGTACACGTGCTGA
- a CDS encoding helix-turn-helix domain-containing protein encodes MNILTPQPIQVSLGQWFSRNLSSVLAVAGALRETQHDADGPGPLSAVQIQQQTGIARSTLRALKSPAQGSDANPDLSTIERLAQALGVPPAFLLMRPQDWALLASAIGNSGDYLVAAHKLEAEERLQEINPVEKVLRECKVHPDQRPSIVGASPEVARANARDEWRRRACLKLDALMLREISKSGPRKWLAAIAGAWVSQTTPHDPSSSEQ; translated from the coding sequence ATGAATATCCTCACGCCTCAACCCATTCAGGTTTCGCTCGGCCAATGGTTTAGCCGCAACCTATCCTCCGTTCTCGCTGTCGCAGGTGCGCTGCGGGAAACGCAACACGATGCCGACGGCCCCGGGCCTTTGTCCGCGGTGCAGATCCAGCAGCAAACCGGCATTGCTCGTAGCACGCTGCGGGCCCTGAAATCACCAGCGCAAGGTAGCGATGCCAACCCGGACCTGAGCACTATCGAGCGTCTTGCCCAGGCTCTGGGGGTGCCACCTGCTTTCCTGTTGATGCGCCCCCAGGACTGGGCACTGCTGGCCAGCGCGATCGGCAACAGTGGCGATTACTTGGTTGCAGCTCACAAGTTGGAGGCCGAAGAGCGGCTTCAAGAGATTAATCCGGTGGAAAAGGTCTTGCGCGAATGCAAGGTCCATCCGGATCAGCGCCCCAGTATTGTGGGTGCCTCGCCGGAAGTTGCCCGGGCCAATGCCCGCGATGAGTGGCGTAGACGCGCATGTCTCAAGCTCGATGCGCTGATGCTGCGCGAGATTTCAAAATCCGGCCCACGCAAGTGGTTGGCCGCGATAGCGGGCGCCTGGGTCAGCCAGACCACGCCACACGATCCTTCTTCTAGCGAACAATAA
- a CDS encoding phospholipase D family protein: MKLIANRINGVHLRDLLPGAEVEIDGVLAAVAYGSSASDITQDLVGHCVNNKLRLDLWMRYDHTVPVSVELLKRLFKHQKDNVFTRFVPDRFHPKVIWWKGYGAYIGSANHTDNGWLTNIEAGVFLTADELLANGMDNQLEDLFDYLHELEVTIPISADYIAEMERFNLWNKGIYDESRKKRSHPEWEGPSFVQEKAAFDRRKDNFKQEWLETLGILQSIQQQLGDYRPKWVSADVPSAWHVDQFLHGYYYNHVGDAQRKPYEDFHESHRANPQAALEVELRWWKSLLEAPSYEDYALYESAPAVRELLARDRVLELSSEEFAVLCRNTHATMEHIIKVPTAELGFPELKTLDRESRVRPFAELILRQRNRKGWDVRKLLHHVLYEGQDNEIWLRLYHAGRDWEYSIPRYGLNSLAEVIGWARPEVVPPRNGRTSKALRALGYDVKVY; this comes from the coding sequence ATGAAGCTCATCGCCAATCGAATTAACGGGGTACACCTGCGCGACCTATTACCTGGGGCCGAGGTCGAGATAGATGGCGTATTGGCTGCCGTGGCCTATGGCAGTAGTGCATCCGATATCACCCAAGATCTGGTCGGCCATTGCGTCAATAACAAGCTGCGTCTGGACCTATGGATGCGCTACGACCACACCGTGCCTGTTTCGGTAGAGCTGCTCAAGCGCCTGTTCAAGCATCAGAAAGACAATGTATTTACGCGCTTTGTCCCCGACCGCTTCCACCCCAAGGTTATTTGGTGGAAAGGTTACGGCGCCTATATTGGCTCGGCCAACCATACCGATAATGGGTGGCTTACGAACATTGAAGCGGGAGTTTTCCTGACGGCGGACGAGTTGCTCGCAAATGGCATGGACAACCAGTTGGAAGACCTCTTCGACTACTTGCATGAACTGGAAGTGACCATCCCTATTTCGGCGGATTACATCGCTGAAATGGAGCGCTTCAACCTCTGGAACAAGGGCATCTACGACGAGTCGCGCAAGAAGCGCAGCCATCCCGAATGGGAAGGGCCGAGCTTTGTCCAAGAGAAGGCCGCCTTTGACCGACGGAAGGACAATTTCAAGCAGGAGTGGTTAGAAACGCTCGGTATTCTGCAGAGCATCCAGCAACAACTGGGTGACTACCGACCCAAATGGGTGAGTGCCGATGTCCCAAGTGCTTGGCATGTCGATCAATTTCTGCATGGTTACTATTACAATCATGTCGGCGACGCCCAGCGCAAGCCATACGAGGACTTCCACGAAAGCCATCGGGCCAACCCGCAGGCTGCACTGGAGGTTGAACTGAGGTGGTGGAAGTCTTTGTTGGAAGCGCCATCGTACGAAGACTACGCGCTTTATGAGAGTGCACCGGCGGTGCGTGAGTTGCTGGCCCGGGACAGGGTGCTCGAATTATCTAGTGAGGAATTCGCCGTCCTGTGTCGCAACACCCACGCGACCATGGAGCACATAATAAAAGTGCCAACCGCCGAGCTTGGCTTTCCTGAGCTGAAGACGCTGGACAGGGAGTCACGTGTGCGGCCCTTTGCCGAACTCATCCTGCGTCAGCGCAACCGCAAGGGATGGGATGTTCGTAAACTACTCCACCATGTGCTCTACGAAGGGCAAGATAATGAGATCTGGTTGCGCCTGTACCATGCTGGGCGCGACTGGGAGTACAGCATCCCACGCTATGGCCTGAATTCTCTAGCCGAGGTGATCGGCTGGGCCCGGCCGGAAGTGGTCCCACCGCGCAACGGTCGCACCAGCAAGGCGTTGAGAGCACTGGGCTACGATGTGAAGGTTTATTGA
- a CDS encoding histidinol-phosphatase, which produces MIDSHSHTFYSKHAVGTVDELVRASIAAGVKILTITDHAPFPVDSDNRLLEAELERYFAEIERARQEHQGKIKILRGLEFDYMPGANAYNREMLARYELDFAIGSIHYVELPGETMAKVWELARLSAPAFLDRYFAHLQALLECGLFDAVGHADTLLRGVAEDVVLRRMEPLLPLFARNGVAYELNASGIRKSSLLPGSTREVQGVWSYPSRTLLPQLIAHGAAFTIGSDAHDPLDAGAGIRTLVDELQPLGLDRISYFEGRRRIDMPLDFFSLSSGTDTRIVP; this is translated from the coding sequence ATGATCGACTCTCACAGCCATACCTTTTATTCCAAGCATGCCGTCGGTACGGTGGATGAGTTGGTGCGGGCGTCAATCGCCGCCGGAGTGAAGATCCTCACCATCACCGACCACGCGCCGTTCCCGGTGGACAGCGACAATCGCCTGTTGGAGGCGGAACTGGAGCGCTATTTCGCCGAGATTGAGCGGGCACGACAGGAGCACCAGGGGAAGATCAAGATCCTACGCGGACTGGAGTTCGACTACATGCCGGGTGCGAATGCCTACAACCGCGAGATGCTGGCCCGGTACGAGCTGGATTTCGCCATCGGCTCGATCCACTACGTCGAGTTGCCGGGCGAGACCATGGCTAAGGTTTGGGAATTGGCCCGGCTGTCCGCCCCAGCCTTTCTCGACCGTTATTTCGCCCATCTGCAAGCCTTGCTGGAGTGCGGGCTGTTCGACGCAGTCGGGCACGCCGACACGCTGCTGCGCGGCGTGGCGGAAGACGTAGTGCTGCGCCGGATGGAACCGCTGCTGCCGCTGTTCGCCCGCAATGGTGTGGCCTACGAACTGAATGCCTCGGGCATTCGCAAGTCGAGCCTGTTGCCCGGTTCGACTCGTGAGGTTCAGGGTGTCTGGAGCTATCCATCACGCACCCTGCTGCCCCAACTGATCGCCCACGGCGCGGCCTTCACCATAGGTTCAGACGCCCACGATCCGCTGGACGCGGGGGCAGGTATCCGCACTTTGGTCGACGAACTGCAACCGCTGGGCCTGGACCGGATCAGCTACTTCGAAGGGCGTCGACGCATCGACATGCCCCTAGACTTCTTCAGCCTGTCGTCTGGCACCGATACAAGGATTGTCCCGTGA